The nucleotide sequence GAAACAAATAATTTAATCATTAAATTAGCTCAACAAGGAAAACGTGTAGTTCGTTTAAAAGGTGGCGATCCATTTATTTTTGGACGTGGTGCTGAAGAGTTACAAGCGGCACAAAAAGCTAGCATTCCTTTTCAAGTCGTGCCAGGAATTACTGCTGCTATAGGTGCAACAGCATATGCTGGTATTCCATTAACTCATCGTGATTACGCACAAAGTGTAATTTATATAACCGGTCATTATTGTATAAATAATAAAAGAACTCATTGGGAGTTACTTACTCGTTCACATCAGACACTAGTAATTTATATGGGAACAATAAAAGCAGCAGAAATAGCTACAAGATTAATTGAATATGGACGTAATCCTATCACAACAGTTGCAGTAATTGGTAAAGGTACATGTAAAGATCAGAAAGTATTGATTGGTACTTTAAATGAATTAGAAAAGCTAACTGCTACTATACCTAAACCAGCATTACTAGTAATTGGAGAAGTAGTAGAACTACATAAAAAGTTAGCATGGTTTTAATATTTAATATATTAAAAATTTTATTAATAATAACATGTGCCTTAAGGAGAAATGATGAATCGTAATCGTTTAAATTATCTACAGAAGTTAGAAGCAGAAAGTATCTATATCATACGTGAGGTTGTAGCCGAATTTAATAAACCTGTTATGATGTATTCTATCGGTAAGGATTCTTCAGTAATGCTTATGATAGCACATAAAGCTTTTTATCCTGGTAGATTGCCTTTTCCTTTATTGCACATTGATACAGGATGGAAATTTCGTGATATGTATACATTTCGCGATCAAATTACAAAAGAGATGAATGCTGAATTATTAATATATCGTAACCCAAAAGGCTTATCAGTAAATATTAATCCATTTATACATGGTAGTTCTAAGTATACTGATATGATGAAAACGGAAGCTTTAAAACAAGCTCTTAATATATATGGATTTGATGCAGCTTTTGGAGGAGCCCGTCGTGATGAAGATAAATCACGTGCTAAAGAACGTATTTATTCTTTTCGTGATCAATTTCATCGTTGGGATCCAAAAAATCAGCGTCCAGAGCTATGGTATAATTATAATGGACAAATTAACAAAGGCGAAAATATTCGAGTATTCCCCTTGTCTAATTGGACTGAATTGGATATTTGGCAGTATATTTTTTTTGAAAACATTAAAATAGTGCCGTTATATTTCGCTGCACCACGTCCTGTATTAGAACGTGATGGTGTACTACTGGTAATTGATGATGATCGTATTAATCTACAATCTGAAGAAATAATAAAACAGCGTATGGTCCGTTTTCGAACTCTTGGATGTTGGCCATTAACTGGAGCTATTGAATCTCAAGCAAAAACTGTTCCAGAAATTATTGAAGAAATGTTGCTCTCTATTACAAGTGAGCGCCATGGACGGATGATTGATCGTGATCAAGATAGCTCAATGGAATTTAAAAAACGTCATGGTTATTTCTAAGGAAACATTAAATAATGAATATGGTTATCGCACAACAAAAGCTCGCTGAGTGTGGCGGAATAAAATCTTGGTTAAAATTACAGAAACAAAAAAGTTTATTACGTTTTTTAACTTGTGGAAGTGTCGATGATGGAAAAAGTACCCTTATAGGTCGATTATTACACGATACTTTCCAAATTTATGAAGACCATCTTTTATTGCTTAAAAAAGATAGTAAACGTCATGGTACTCAAGAACAAAAAATTGATTTTTCATTACTTGTAGATGGTTTACAAGCAGAACGTGAACAGGGAATTACGATTGATGTCGCTTATCGCTATTTTTCTACTGAAAAACGAAAATTTATTATAGCTGATACTCCTGGACATGAACAATATACTCGTAATATGGTAACTGGTGCTTCAACTTGTGAGTTAGCTATTTTATTAATTGATGTACGTAAGGGTATTTTAAATCAAACTCGCAGGCACAGTTTTATTTCTACACTATTAGGTATAAAACATTTAGTTGTTGCAATTAACAAAATGGATTTAGTAGATTATAATCAGGAAATATTTGAGAAAATCAAATTAAATTATCTTGATTTTAGTGCACAATTATCTAAAAACATAAATATATTATTTATTCCAATATCTGCTTTAAAAGGAGAGAACATTGTAAAGCCGAGTAAAAATATGGCATGGTATTTTGGTCCTACATTACTAGAAATATTAGAAACCATAGAGATAAATTATGATATAAGTAATGAATCTATGCGTTTTCCAGTTCAATATGTTAATCGTCTTTATCTTGATTTCCGAGGTTATTCTGGAACCTTAGCTGCTGGGATAGTGCAGGTAGGACAATATGTAAAGATTTTACCATCAGGTATTGAATCAAGTATTTCTCGAATTGTAACTTCTAATGGTGATTTGCAGAAGGCGAGTGTTGGCGAAGCAATTACTTTAGTTTTAAACAATGAAATTGATATCAGCCGTGGTAATGTATTAGTAGATAGAATAGATAACTTAACAGCAGCCCAATCAGCTATCGTTGATGTCGTATGGATGGCAGAACAAGCATTATATCCCAATCAAACTTATGAAGTTAAAATCGCCAATAAAAAAGCACGTGGTTATATAGATAAAATTATTTATCAGATTGAAATAAATACCTTAGAAAAACATATTACCGAGAGTTTACCTTTAAATAGTATTGGTTTAATAGAAATGACATTTGATGAACCTATGATATTAGATTCTTATAAGCAAAACTCAGTCACTGGAGGCATGATATTTATTGATCAACTAAGTAATGCTACTGTAGGAGCAGGTATGATTAATCAAGTGATAGATAAAAAGCTTATAGAAGTTAGCCCATATAGTAATTTTGAATTAGAATTAAATTCGTTAGTATGTAATCACTTTCCTCATTGGGGGGCTCGTAATTTATCAGGTAATAAACAATGATGTTACAAAATAAGAACTATATTAAAAATATAATATGGCATAATCATCTAGTAACTTGTACTGATCGTGAACAACATCATGGACATAAAAGTATATTATTATGGTTTACAGGACTTTCTGGTTCTGGTAAATCTACTATAGCTAGTGAAATGGAATATATACTTTATCATTTAGGTATTAGTACCTATTTGCTAGATGGTGATAATTTAAGACATGGACTATGTCGGGATCTTGATTTTAATGTTAATGATCGCAAAGAAAATATTCGTCGTGTTGCTGAAGTAGCAAAATTAATGGTAGATGCTGGATTAATAGTTTTAGCAGCTTTTATCTCGCCATATCGATCTGATCGTAAAATGGTACGTAATTTACTTGGACATGAACGGTTTTTAGAAATTTTTATGGATACACCTTTGGAAATATGTGAAGCACGAGATCCTAAAGGTTTATATAAAAAAGCACGAGCTGGTAAGTTAAAAAATTTTACAGGATTAAATGCTGTTTATGAAGTACCAGATGCTCCTGATATTTATCTTAATGGTCAACAATTAGTAACTAAATTAATTGATCAATTATTAGATTTTCTATTTCATCATAATATTATCAAAGTATAAGAGTAAAATATGATTTTTGTATTAATTTCTTAAATTTATTTTTAAAATTTTTAATTCTTGCAATATTTTATAAATTATATAAAACATGGCATTACAATGTAAATATAGCCTATACAATATTAATTGTTAATTATGATTAATAAATATTAATATATTTAATTTTATTCTATTTATTTATAGAAGATCAATTATCATAATTTCCATGAAACCAATTTCATATATATTAATAATAAATATATATTTCTTCTTAAAATCGATTGTTTAGTAATACTCACCATATAAAATAATCAAAAATTTAAACAATTTTTAGTGAGCTTCATGATGGAAAAGTTAGTATTATTATTACTCATATTACTGGGATGGTTTCAGTATTCTTTTTGGTTAGGTGAAAACGGTATTTATGATTATAAACGTATTAATGAAAATATTATTTTACAACAGGAATATAATTCCAAAATTAAAAAAGTTAATAGTCAATTAATTATTGAAATCGAAGATCTTAATTGTAATCTTGATGCAATTGAAGAACGTGCACGTAGTGAATTAGGCATGATTAAGCCAGGCGAAACATTTTATCGATTCATACAAGAATAAAATCAAATATTATAAATATAAAATCAAAGTATAATAAATTATGAATAATAGTACTCAACAATTACTTTCTGACGTAATTGCAGTTATTCCTGCTGCTGGCATCGGTAGTAGAATGCAAACTCCATGTCCTAAACAATATTTAACTATTGGTCAATTTACTATTTTAGAGTATAGCGTAGCTTGTATTTTAGCACATCGAGCAATAAAAAAAATAGTGCTAGTGCTTAATCCAGATGATCAATGGTTTGATTCATTACCTTTAGCAAAAGATAATCGTATTATTCAAATAAAGACAGGTGGATCTATACGTGCTGAGTCAGTACTAGCAGGGTTACAAGCAGTCTATAGTGATTGGGTTTTAATACATGATGCAGTACGTCCATGCTTACATTTAAATGATTTAAAACGTTTACTACTATTACAAAAATATAGTAAAATAGGAGGAATTTTAGCAGTGCCAGTTATTGATACAATAAAGTTCGGTAACTCAGAACAAAAAACTATTATTAAGACTATTAAACGTGAGTGTTTATGGCATGCGTTAACACCACAGTTCTTTCCAAGATTATTACTCACTAATTGTTTGAAACAAGCCTTAAAAAGAGGAGTAACTATTACTGATGAGGCTTCAGCTCTTGAATATTGTGGCTATTATCCTGAATTAATAGTTGGTCGTAGAGATAATATTAAAGTAACAAAATTAGAAGACTTAGCTTTAGTATCTTTCTATCTAAACATTAACCAAACTATATGAGTGTATAATGAATGCGTATTGGACACGGATTTGATGTGCATCCATTTGGTGGTAAAGGTCCACTAATAATTGGTGGCGTTCATATTCCATTTAGATATAGTCTTGTCGCTCATTCCGATGGAGATGTCGTCCTACATGCAATCACCGATGCTTTGCTGAGTGCTGCTGCTATGGGAGATATCGGACAGCTATTTCCGGATACTAATCCAACTTTTAAAGGCATTAATAGCCGTATATTACTATGCAATGCATGGAAGTTAATTCAACAAAAAAGATCTTATCAAATTGGTAATATTGATGTTACTATTATTGCTCAAATACCAACAATGCTTCCATATTTATTACAAATGCGTATTAATCTTACTGAGGATCTTGGATGTAATATTGATGATGTAAATATTAAGGCAACTACTACCGAAAGGCTCGGATGTATTGGACGTTGTGAAGGTATTGCTTGTGAGACCGTTGTCTTTTTGATTAAAAAAAGTAATTAATTTTTTTTCAAATTTCAAAGTACTTAAATAAGAAGACCCTATAAAAAATTATATTGACAATAATAAATTAAGTAGTTTATCTGTCATATATAGCTTATTAGGCCATATTATTATATTAAATTTCCATTATTAGAACTTTGACTATGATAAATCATAATACTTTCAATGATTTTTTTGATTTGGTCTTTTCTAAAAATTAATAACCTATTTGATGATGCTAGCTTAATTTCTACTGATCATTACTATAGATACCTTTCTTTAAGTGTATTAAAGCCTTTCTAGAAAAAGCATATCTGCAAGAAGTTAGAAATAAATGGTTATTTAAAGCTAATATTGATTTACCTCTAACTACCCTACTAAAACTGTACTATGATTCATCATAATATGTATTAAAAATTAGAACTGGTCTTGATTATTAAATTTTCATATATTTAGAGCATATTTATGCTATAGAACGTAGTAAAAGATTACAGGGGTAAGTTACATATCGTTTAAAGCAACTAAATTTGTATAGTATTTTACTTATCATAGCGATGAATGGCATCGATAGGTAAAACATGACCTATTTAATGCTATTATTGTTATAATCGCCATTCTTTTTAAAAACCCGTTTAAATTAATAGTAAAATTAAATTACGGAGAGAACATGGTATTCCAATCTGGCAAATATTATTAAATACTTAAACGTTTATAGTATTATAGTATTATACTATTATAGTATTATAGTATTATAGTATTATAGTATTATAGTATTATAGTATTATAGTATTGATATTACTGAATAAATCTATTAAATTGTCTATTTTATCCAATGAATTTAATGATATTTAAAGTGTAATTTTTATTGATACTTATAAGGCATATATCATTGATTAATATCATTATATTTATTTGAATATATTTTTTAATAAATAAACAATGTAATAAAAATATTTGGTTAAGTTATTTTAAAATTACTATTATGTGAGGACTCAATGAGCATTGGAAGTAAATTTTTTCAATTAAGTTATCATATAATATTATTTTTTTTAATTACTATTTTATTAATTAGTTGTAGTCAAAATGATTTTTTATATGCTCCTATTAGCAAAATTACTCATATACCATCTTCATTAGCGATTAAAAAAATATCGCACTTATCTTTATTTCATGATTACAAATTAAATTATCTTAAACCATCTATCCCATCTTCTCAATTAATTACGATTAATAATGATAATAAATATGATAATATTAAGCATAATTTAATTATCTATAATAGAAATTATAAAAATATCTTGAAAAAAAAAGGATATTATCGAAATCAAACTTATACTGTCAAATATGGAGATACATTATTTTATATTGCATGGATTACTGGATGCGATCTTCACAATTTAGCACAGCATAATAATATATCAATACCTTATCGATTGAAAATAGGACAAAAATTGCATATTATAGGTAATAATTTTACCAAAATAAATTCAATAATCACTACATCTAATAAAATACAGTCTAGTATTTTTATGTCAAATAGTTTAAAAAATATTAAATCTCATTTGAGAACAAAGCAACCTGTTATTATATATTCTGATCATTTACATAATTTATTACATAGTAAATTCCTATCGTCAAAAGTTAACAATCATTTAGCAAAAACTACAGCTCCGATTACTACTTCTCTTACAGTTAGCAATAGAACTAATAATAATACATTAGTGAAAAGCTGGGTTTGGCCAGTTGTTAATGGTAAAATAGTTAATAATTTTTCTACACAGGAAAGTGGAAATAAAGGTATCGATATTGTTGGTTTACGTGGACAACCTGTTGTTTCTGCTGCAGCTGGAAAAGTGGTATATACAGGTAATGTACTCCGTGGATACGGTAATTTAATTATTGTTAAACATAATGAAGATTGTCTTAGTGCTTATGCTTATAATGATACAGTTCTAGTTCAGGAACAACAAGAAGTTAAAGCAGGACAAAAAATTGCTACTATAGGAAGTACTGGAACTAATTCTTTGAAGTTGCACTTTGAAATTCGTTACAAGGGAAAATCTGTAAATCCATTACGTTATTTACCACAGCGCTAATTCGGTAGAACTAATTATGTAGTTGTTCTGCTATTGGATCACGGGTAGGAGCCGATTATGAACCAGAATACGCTGAAAGTTAACGAGTTATTACATCACGATTTAGAATTCGAAGAAAATGGAGTTGAGGTTTTTAATGATAATGATTTAATTGAAGAAGATTTATTATCACAGAATGCAACACAACGTGTTTTAGATGCAACTCAACTTTACCTTGGAGAAATTGGTTATTCTCCATTGTTAACTGCAGAAGAGGAAGTGTTTTTTGCGCGCAGAGCATTACGTGGAGATGTTTCTTCTCGTCGTCGTATGATTGAAAGTAATTTAAGATTAGTAGTAAAGATTGCTCGTCGTTATAGTAATCGTGGTCTATCATTATTAGATTTAATTGAAGAAGGTAATCTTGGATTAATTCGTACAGTAGAGAAATTTGATCCAGAACGTGGTTTTCGCTTTTCAACTTACGCTACTTGGTGGATTCGTCAAACTATTGAAAGGGCTATTATGAATCAAACACGTACTATTCGTTTACCGATTCATATTGTTAAAGAATTAAATGTTTATTTACGTACAGCTCGTGAGCTCTCACATAAGCTAGATCATGAACCTAGTGCTGAAGAAATTGCAGAGCAATTAGATAAGCCAGTCGATGATGTAAGTCGTATGCTTCGATTAAATGAACGTATTACATCGGTTGATATACCATTAGGTAGCGGAGATTGTGAAAAAGCTCTTTTAGAAATTTTAACAGATGATAAAGATAATGATCCAGAAAATACTACTCAAGATGACGATATCAAACAGAGTATTGTAAAATGGCTTTTTGAATTAAATGCCAAACAAAGAGAAGTATTAGCTCGTCGTTTCGGATTATTAGGCTATGAAGCAGCAACATTAGAAGATGTAGGACGAGAGATTGGTTTAACACGTGAACGGGTACGTCAAATTCAAGTTGAAGGATTACGTCGTTTACGTGAAATTTTACAAGCTCAAGGTCTAAACATTGAAGCATTATTTCAAGAGTAAATATATTATTAATAGCTAGATTCTGCAGCTATTTTTACTAATGCTGCAGTTATCAATTGAATAATTAAGGTTATATTATTTTTTTAATATAATAGATTATATCTAATGCTTCTTTAGGTGTTAAAGTATCTGGATCTAAACCTTTTAAAAGGGTATTAATTATTTGATTTTTCTGTTGTGTTCTAATAATTGATTTTTCGATTTTTTTCTCAGGATTAATAATCCTAGTATGAACTTGAATCATTTCTAATTCTTTTAATTTACTTTTTGCAATTTGAATTACTTCTCTTGGTACTCCAGCTAACGCTGCTACTGCAAGACCATAGCTTTTATTTATAGCTCCATCTTGAACAGTATGCATAAAAGCAATTGTATTTTTATGTTCTACTGCATTGAAATGTATATTTCGTATTCTTTTTATTGTTTTAGGAAGTATAGTTAACTCGAAATAATGAGTTGCAAATAATGTAATTGCTTTAATGATATTGGCCAAACTTTTAGCACAAGCCCAAGCTAAAGATAAACCATCATAAGTAGATGTCCCTCGACCGATTTCATCTATTAAAACTAAGCTATTTTCAGTAGCATAATGAAGTATATTAGCTATTTCTGTCATTTCTACCATAAAAGTTGATCTACCAGATGCTAGATCATCTGCTGCACCGATTCGTGTAAAAATACGATCAAAAGAACCAATTATTGCTTTTTCTGCAGGTACAAAGCTTCCAATCCAAGCCATGATGACAATTAAGGCAGTCTGACGCATATAAGTACTTTTACCGCCCATATTAGGACCTGTTATGAGTAACATACGGTGTTTAGCAGATAGAAATAATTGATTAGGAATAAAAGGTTCTCTTAATACTTGCTCCACAATAGGATGGCGTCCAGAAGTAATACTAATACCTGCTTTTTTTTTTAATATAGGCCGACAATAATTTAATGTGTTAGCTCGTTCTGCTAAATTTATTAGTACATCCAATTCAGCTAATGCTGTAGAACTTAGTTG is from Pantoea sp. Aalb and encodes:
- the cysD gene encoding sulfate adenylyltransferase subunit CysD, encoding MNRNRLNYLQKLEAESIYIIREVVAEFNKPVMMYSIGKDSSVMLMIAHKAFYPGRLPFPLLHIDTGWKFRDMYTFRDQITKEMNAELLIYRNPKGLSVNINPFIHGSSKYTDMMKTEALKQALNIYGFDAAFGGARRDEDKSRAKERIYSFRDQFHRWDPKNQRPELWYNYNGQINKGENIRVFPLSNWTELDIWQYIFFENIKIVPLYFAAPRPVLERDGVLLVIDDDRINLQSEEIIKQRMVRFRTLGCWPLTGAIESQAKTVPEIIEEMLLSITSERHGRMIDRDQDSSMEFKKRHGYF
- the cysN gene encoding sulfate adenylyltransferase subunit CysN; this translates as MNMVIAQQKLAECGGIKSWLKLQKQKSLLRFLTCGSVDDGKSTLIGRLLHDTFQIYEDHLLLLKKDSKRHGTQEQKIDFSLLVDGLQAEREQGITIDVAYRYFSTEKRKFIIADTPGHEQYTRNMVTGASTCELAILLIDVRKGILNQTRRHSFISTLLGIKHLVVAINKMDLVDYNQEIFEKIKLNYLDFSAQLSKNINILFIPISALKGENIVKPSKNMAWYFGPTLLEILETIEINYDISNESMRFPVQYVNRLYLDFRGYSGTLAAGIVQVGQYVKILPSGIESSISRIVTSNGDLQKASVGEAITLVLNNEIDISRGNVLVDRIDNLTAAQSAIVDVVWMAEQALYPNQTYEVKIANKKARGYIDKIIYQIEINTLEKHITESLPLNSIGLIEMTFDEPMILDSYKQNSVTGGMIFIDQLSNATVGAGMINQVIDKKLIEVSPYSNFELELNSLVCNHFPHWGARNLSGNKQ
- the cysC gene encoding adenylyl-sulfate kinase; protein product: MMLQNKNYIKNIIWHNHLVTCTDREQHHGHKSILLWFTGLSGSGKSTIASEMEYILYHLGISTYLLDGDNLRHGLCRDLDFNVNDRKENIRRVAEVAKLMVDAGLIVLAAFISPYRSDRKMVRNLLGHERFLEIFMDTPLEICEARDPKGLYKKARAGKLKNFTGLNAVYEVPDAPDIYLNGQQLVTKLIDQLLDFLFHHNIIKV
- the ftsB gene encoding cell division protein FtsB, which produces MEKLVLLLLILLGWFQYSFWLGENGIYDYKRINENIILQQEYNSKIKKVNSQLIIEIEDLNCNLDAIEERARSELGMIKPGETFYRFIQE
- the ispD gene encoding 2-C-methyl-D-erythritol 4-phosphate cytidylyltransferase, which gives rise to MNNSTQQLLSDVIAVIPAAGIGSRMQTPCPKQYLTIGQFTILEYSVACILAHRAIKKIVLVLNPDDQWFDSLPLAKDNRIIQIKTGGSIRAESVLAGLQAVYSDWVLIHDAVRPCLHLNDLKRLLLLQKYSKIGGILAVPVIDTIKFGNSEQKTIIKTIKRECLWHALTPQFFPRLLLTNCLKQALKRGVTITDEASALEYCGYYPELIVGRRDNIKVTKLEDLALVSFYLNINQTI
- the ispF gene encoding 2-C-methyl-D-erythritol 2,4-cyclodiphosphate synthase, coding for MRIGHGFDVHPFGGKGPLIIGGVHIPFRYSLVAHSDGDVVLHAITDALLSAAAMGDIGQLFPDTNPTFKGINSRILLCNAWKLIQQKRSYQIGNIDVTIIAQIPTMLPYLLQMRINLTEDLGCNIDDVNIKATTTERLGCIGRCEGIACETVVFLIKKSN
- the nlpD gene encoding murein hydrolase activator NlpD, producing the protein MSIGSKFFQLSYHIILFFLITILLISCSQNDFLYAPISKITHIPSSLAIKKISHLSLFHDYKLNYLKPSIPSSQLITINNDNKYDNIKHNLIIYNRNYKNILKKKGYYRNQTYTVKYGDTLFYIAWITGCDLHNLAQHNNISIPYRLKIGQKLHIIGNNFTKINSIITTSNKIQSSIFMSNSLKNIKSHLRTKQPVIIYSDHLHNLLHSKFLSSKVNNHLAKTTAPITTSLTVSNRTNNNTLVKSWVWPVVNGKIVNNFSTQESGNKGIDIVGLRGQPVVSAAAGKVVYTGNVLRGYGNLIIVKHNEDCLSAYAYNDTVLVQEQQEVKAGQKIATIGSTGTNSLKLHFEIRYKGKSVNPLRYLPQR
- the rpoS gene encoding RNA polymerase sigma factor RpoS gives rise to the protein MNQNTLKVNELLHHDLEFEENGVEVFNDNDLIEEDLLSQNATQRVLDATQLYLGEIGYSPLLTAEEEVFFARRALRGDVSSRRRMIESNLRLVVKIARRYSNRGLSLLDLIEEGNLGLIRTVEKFDPERGFRFSTYATWWIRQTIERAIMNQTRTIRLPIHIVKELNVYLRTARELSHKLDHEPSAEEIAEQLDKPVDDVSRMLRLNERITSVDIPLGSGDCEKALLEILTDDKDNDPENTTQDDDIKQSIVKWLFELNAKQREVLARRFGLLGYEAATLEDVGREIGLTRERVRQIQVEGLRRLREILQAQGLNIEALFQE